The genomic region TCTTGTTGGTCTCCTTGCCCGGGATTCTTTTTTTGTTCTTTTTTTTCGTCACCGTCCGCTTTTTTATTGTCTTCTTTTTGTTGGTCCCCTTTATCGCCCTTGTCACCCTGATCTTTGTTCTCGTCCTGTTTTTGGTCTCCTTTGTTATCTTCTTTATTGTCCCCTTCGTCCTTTTTGTCTTTGTTTTGGTCTTTATCCTGATTGTCCTGATTATCCTTATTGTCTTTGTTTTGATCGTTCTTTTGCTCTTCCTGTTCTTTTTTCAGCATTTCTTTGGCCAAGGCTAGGTTATACCGGGTTTCCTCGTCTTTTGGATTATTTCGAAGCGCTTCTTTATAGGCTTCTACCGCTTTTTGATATTCTTTGTTCTTCATGAACACATTGCCCATATTATGATAGGCCTTGTGCTTTGCCGTTTTGTCCTCTGCCAGCTCCCCCGCTTGTTTAAAACGCCCAAAAGCTTCATTATAACTTTCCTTTTGGTAATAGGCATTGCCCAAATTGTAGGGTGCTGCAATATTTTCGGTACTTTTGGATA from Costertonia aggregata harbors:
- a CDS encoding tetratricopeptide repeat protein is translated as MKRITYILFLLTLFAFAQEEESKKALKASKNLTWEANKQLSEDKFADAEADYRKAISKSTENIAAPYNLGNAYYQKESYNEAFGRFKQAGELAEDKTAKHKAYHNMGNVFMKNKEYQKAVEAYKEALRNNPKDEETRYNLALAKEMLKKEQEEQKNDQNKDNKDNQDNQDKDQNKDKKDEGDNKEDNKGDQKQDENKDQGDKGDKGDQQKEDNKKADGDEKKEQKKNPGQGDQQEQKQPRPNQLSKQQIQNLLRAMQNNEKKVQEKINAQKVKGVKVKNEKDW